The proteins below are encoded in one region of Bacteroides uniformis:
- a CDS encoding glycoside hydrolase family 125 protein, whose protein sequence is MKKRNITLCAVAMLCMQGYAKADTFILKGDNTCVENYAQMTAAYKSNRPKMKKRLFTSKAVEAEIVRVKKLLTNPKLAWMFENCFPNTLDTTVHFRMLDGKPDTFVYTGDIHAMWLRDSGAQVWPYVQLANNDAQLKEMLEGVIRRQFLCINIDPYANAFNDGPTGGNWMTDLTDMKPELHERKWEIDSLCYPLRLAYQYWKVTGDSSIFDGEWMKAITAILKTFKEQQRKDGVGPYRFQRKTERALDTLNNDGLGAPVKPVGLIVSAFRPSDDATTLQYLVPSNFFAVSSLRKAAEILTEVNKETSLAKECTDLAAEVEAALKKYATYNHPEFGTIYAFEVDGFGNHLLMDDANVPSLLAMPYLGDVDVNDPIYQNTRRFVWSGSNPYFFKGKAGEGIGGPHIGYDMVWPMSIMMKAFTSQNDEEIKICIKMLMDTDAGTGFMHESFHKDDPTNFTRAWFAWQNTLFGELILKLVNEGKVDLLNSL, encoded by the coding sequence ATGAAAAAGAGAAACATTACCTTGTGCGCTGTTGCCATGCTCTGTATGCAAGGCTATGCTAAGGCAGACACTTTTATCCTGAAAGGTGACAACACTTGTGTGGAGAACTATGCTCAGATGACTGCTGCTTACAAGAGCAATCGTCCAAAAATGAAGAAACGCCTTTTCACCTCAAAAGCGGTGGAAGCTGAGATTGTTCGCGTGAAGAAACTGCTTACCAATCCTAAGTTGGCGTGGATGTTTGAGAATTGCTTTCCTAATACGCTTGACACTACTGTACACTTTCGCATGCTGGACGGTAAACCCGATACTTTTGTTTATACCGGTGACATCCATGCTATGTGGCTGCGTGACTCCGGTGCGCAGGTGTGGCCATATGTGCAGTTAGCCAACAATGATGCGCAATTGAAAGAGATGCTCGAAGGTGTCATTCGCCGTCAGTTCCTTTGCATCAACATTGATCCGTACGCCAATGCTTTCAACGACGGACCTACGGGTGGCAACTGGATGACTGACTTGACAGATATGAAGCCCGAACTGCACGAGCGCAAATGGGAGATAGACTCTCTTTGTTACCCGCTTCGTCTGGCTTACCAGTATTGGAAAGTAACTGGTGACAGCAGTATCTTCGACGGTGAATGGATGAAGGCAATTACTGCTATCCTGAAGACTTTCAAGGAACAGCAGCGTAAGGACGGTGTAGGCCCTTACCGTTTCCAACGTAAGACGGAACGTGCTCTGGATACGCTGAATAACGACGGCTTGGGTGCTCCGGTCAAACCGGTGGGACTGATTGTTTCCGCTTTCCGCCCATCGGACGATGCCACTACGCTTCAGTACCTGGTCCCTTCCAACTTTTTCGCTGTCTCTTCTCTGAGAAAGGCTGCTGAAATTCTGACGGAAGTAAACAAGGAAACATCCTTGGCCAAAGAATGCACCGATTTGGCAGCCGAAGTGGAGGCAGCCCTGAAGAAATATGCCACTTACAATCATCCTGAGTTTGGGACAATCTATGCATTTGAAGTAGATGGATTCGGCAATCATCTGTTAATGGACGATGCCAATGTACCCAGCCTTCTTGCTATGCCTTATTTGGGTGATGTGGACGTAAACGATCCTATCTATCAGAATACACGCCGCTTTGTGTGGAGTGGCAGCAACCCTTACTTTTTTAAAGGTAAAGCCGGTGAAGGTATCGGAGGTCCGCACATTGGTTATGATATGGTATGGCCTATGAGTATCATGATGAAGGCATTCACCAGCCAGAATGATGAGGAGATAAAGATTTGTATCAAAATGCTGATGGATACGGATGCCGGTACGGGATTCATGCACGAGTCTTTCCACAAGGATGACCCCACTAACTTTACCCGTGCATGGTTTGCTTGGCAGAATACGCTGTTTGGAGAATTGATTTTGAAATTAGTGAACGAGGGTAAAGTGGATTTGCTGAACAGCTTGTAA
- a CDS encoding RagB/SusD family nutrient uptake outer membrane protein — protein MRLRKYIAFAGMAVLMLCSCNEMENAPTNKFTDNSYWTSTTKAQYVVNMAYSQMYNAGRMWSDESLSDNAYDGRSVDDQRAIRKGMATPSLDIFKNEWKDLYGGIKTCHVFLEKVDLVPNMDASVKARMIAEIRYIRASLYFRLTNLYGAVPFFTEDITLEESRSVSRTDRETIISFIHQELEDIKDALPTRDQLPEEDKGKITKGAVCALQARVYLMDSDWNNVMLYCDNLMNKQGEYGTYALFPDYAGLFDEANEYNEEIIMDRSYVPNLITWGEMVDMIPLSRGGRAVNRVPQQSLVDTYLMLSGKTISEAGTDYNPAYPYDNRDPRLTATIIYDGYDWSGNVDDGSKDVVINIRPGSGTDAYDGGGNGTSTGYFTRKYYNPQASGDQNSGMNIITMRYADILLMYAEAVHETSGMTEAVWNKTIRPIRERAGFTADAALNFPAGKSKEEMRQIIRDERRVEMAMEGLRWYDIKRWKAGNEYLSGKVRGASFVDENKLDTRKFEEARDYLWAVPISEINLNPNLAPNNPGYGN, from the coding sequence ATGAGACTAAGAAAATATATAGCTTTTGCCGGAATGGCTGTTCTGATGCTTTGCAGTTGCAACGAGATGGAGAACGCACCGACAAACAAATTTACGGATAACTCTTATTGGACTTCCACCACCAAAGCCCAGTATGTGGTGAACATGGCTTACAGCCAGATGTACAATGCAGGCCGTATGTGGAGCGATGAAAGTTTGAGTGACAATGCTTACGACGGTCGCAGTGTGGACGACCAACGTGCCATTCGCAAAGGTATGGCTACTCCCTCGCTCGACATCTTCAAGAATGAATGGAAAGACCTTTACGGAGGCATAAAGACCTGCCACGTGTTCCTTGAAAAGGTGGATCTGGTACCCAACATGGACGCATCTGTTAAAGCACGTATGATTGCCGAGATACGCTATATCCGTGCAAGCCTCTACTTCCGTCTGACTAACCTTTATGGTGCAGTACCTTTCTTTACGGAGGACATCACGCTGGAAGAATCGCGGAGTGTAAGTCGTACAGACCGCGAAACCATTATCAGCTTCATTCACCAAGAATTGGAAGACATCAAGGATGCGCTTCCCACTCGCGACCAATTGCCCGAAGAAGACAAGGGCAAAATTACTAAAGGTGCCGTTTGTGCTTTGCAGGCTCGTGTCTACTTGATGGATAGCGACTGGAACAATGTGATGCTTTATTGCGACAATCTGATGAACAAACAGGGCGAATATGGTACTTATGCCTTATTTCCTGATTATGCCGGGCTTTTTGATGAAGCCAATGAGTATAATGAAGAGATTATCATGGACCGTTCTTATGTACCCAATTTGATTACTTGGGGTGAGATGGTAGACATGATTCCTTTGTCAAGAGGCGGACGTGCCGTGAACCGTGTGCCGCAACAATCATTGGTAGATACTTATCTGATGCTTAGTGGAAAGACTATCAGTGAAGCCGGGACAGATTATAACCCTGCTTATCCTTACGACAACCGTGACCCACGTCTCACCGCTACTATCATTTATGATGGCTATGACTGGAGTGGCAATGTGGACGATGGCAGTAAAGACGTAGTCATCAACATTCGTCCGGGTTCGGGAACCGATGCCTACGATGGTGGTGGAAACGGCACTTCTACCGGTTATTTCACCCGTAAGTATTATAATCCGCAGGCTTCCGGTGATCAGAATTCCGGTATGAACATCATCACTATGCGCTATGCTGACATCTTGCTGATGTATGCTGAGGCTGTTCACGAAACAAGCGGTATGACTGAAGCGGTATGGAACAAGACCATCCGTCCCATCCGCGAACGTGCCGGATTCACTGCCGATGCAGCCTTGAACTTTCCTGCCGGAAAGAGCAAGGAAGAGATGAGGCAGATTATTCGCGACGAACGTCGTGTAGAAATGGCGATGGAAGGTTTGCGCTGGTATGATATTAAGCGTTGGAAGGCTGGCAACGAATACTTGTCGGGCAAGGTGCGCGGTGCAAGCTTCGTGGACGAGAATAAGCTTGACACTCGCAAGTTCGAAGAGGCAAGAGATTACCTTTGGGCAGTTCCTATCAGTGAAATCAATTTGAATCCCAATCTGGCGCCTAACAATCCAGGATATGGAAATTAA
- a CDS encoding beta-L-arabinofuranosidase domain-containing protein, whose protein sequence is MKIKIFAVVCLLAANLFTISAQKWFTPEAEKQVDALLSQVVEGNYKNNRYPLLRKPLMELPLGSIKPKGWLHEMLVRQKNGASGQMDVLYPSVMGKRNGWLGGDGDQWERGPYWIDGLLPLAYILDDDVLKAKVQPWIEWALQSQREDGFFGPEKDYPGEPGLQRDNSQDWWPRMVVLKILQQYYSATNDKRVVAFMTKYFRYQLNTLPQKPLGHWSSWAEFRACDNLQAVYWLYNLTGEDFLLELGHLLHRQSFSFIDMVDRGDLRRPCTIHCVNLAQGIKEPIIYYQQDTDRKYIDAVKEGFRDIRRFHGQPQGMYGGDEALHGNNPTQGSELCSAVELMYSLEKMVEITGDIDFADHLERIAFNALPAQISDDFMTKQYFQQPNQVMVTRHRRNFDQDHEGTDLAFGTLTGYPCCFSNMHQGWPKFTQHLWYATPDNGIAAIVYSPSEVTANVGDNVPVVISEDTYYPMDHQITFTIKEVRNKVKQVKFPFHLRVPKWCKQAEIRVNGKMEQTVKGGKIAIVDRIWKRNDKIELYLPMEVFTSTWYENAVSIERGPLVYALKMEENWEKKEFKDSWYGSYYYQVTSSDPWNYGLVDFDRNRMNEVAQVSINSQKQQLDFPWNQENAPVEIKMKARLIPTWTVYNEMAGPQPFSFCGSAEGGEQEITLIPYGCTTLRISEFPVVGK, encoded by the coding sequence ATGAAAATTAAAATATTTGCTGTTGTATGTTTATTAGCTGCTAATCTCTTTACAATATCTGCTCAAAAGTGGTTTACGCCTGAGGCGGAGAAACAAGTGGATGCTCTTTTGAGCCAGGTAGTAGAAGGAAACTACAAGAATAATCGCTATCCTCTACTCCGTAAGCCCTTAATGGAACTTCCTTTAGGCAGTATCAAACCTAAAGGCTGGTTGCACGAAATGCTGGTTCGTCAGAAAAATGGCGCCAGTGGTCAGATGGATGTTCTTTACCCTTCGGTTATGGGCAAACGCAATGGTTGGTTAGGTGGTGATGGAGACCAGTGGGAACGCGGTCCATACTGGATAGACGGTCTACTTCCTTTGGCGTATATACTGGATGATGATGTCTTGAAAGCCAAAGTGCAACCTTGGATAGAATGGGCTTTGCAGAGCCAGCGTGAGGACGGATTCTTCGGTCCTGAAAAAGATTATCCGGGAGAGCCTGGACTGCAACGTGATAACTCGCAAGACTGGTGGCCGCGTATGGTCGTGCTGAAAATCCTACAGCAGTATTATTCGGCAACGAACGATAAGAGAGTCGTCGCTTTTATGACAAAATATTTCCGTTATCAACTGAATACCTTGCCGCAAAAACCTTTAGGACACTGGAGCAGTTGGGCAGAATTCCGTGCTTGTGACAATTTGCAAGCTGTATATTGGCTTTATAATCTTACGGGGGAGGATTTTTTGCTTGAATTGGGGCATTTGCTGCACCGGCAGAGTTTCAGTTTCATAGATATGGTAGATAGGGGAGACTTGCGCAGACCCTGCACTATACACTGTGTTAATTTGGCACAAGGCATCAAAGAACCGATTATTTATTATCAGCAAGATACCGACCGGAAATATATTGATGCTGTCAAGGAAGGCTTTCGAGATATTCGCCGGTTCCACGGACAGCCGCAAGGCATGTATGGAGGCGATGAGGCTTTGCATGGAAACAATCCTACACAAGGCTCGGAGTTGTGTTCGGCCGTAGAGTTGATGTACTCGCTGGAAAAAATGGTGGAGATTACAGGAGACATAGACTTTGCCGACCATTTGGAACGCATTGCTTTTAATGCTTTACCAGCCCAAATATCCGATGACTTTATGACTAAGCAATATTTCCAGCAACCGAATCAGGTGATGGTAACACGCCATCGTCGCAACTTCGACCAGGATCATGAAGGGACAGACCTTGCTTTTGGCACTCTGACCGGATACCCATGTTGTTTTTCGAATATGCACCAAGGTTGGCCAAAATTTACACAGCACCTATGGTATGCCACACCTGATAACGGCATTGCAGCCATTGTCTATTCTCCGTCGGAAGTAACAGCCAATGTGGGTGATAATGTACCGGTGGTTATCAGTGAAGATACTTACTATCCGATGGATCATCAGATAACTTTTACCATTAAAGAGGTGAGGAATAAGGTGAAACAAGTGAAATTTCCATTTCACCTGCGTGTTCCGAAGTGGTGCAAGCAAGCTGAAATACGGGTAAATGGAAAGATGGAGCAAACTGTCAAAGGTGGGAAAATAGCTATCGTAGACCGTATATGGAAGCGGAATGATAAGATTGAACTGTATCTGCCCATGGAGGTCTTTACTAGCACTTGGTATGAAAACGCAGTATCTATTGAAAGAGGTCCGTTGGTATATGCCCTGAAAATGGAAGAAAATTGGGAAAAGAAAGAGTTTAAGGATAGTTGGTATGGTTCTTATTATTATCAGGTGACTTCTTCGGATCCATGGAACTACGGATTGGTGGATTTTGACCGTAACAGAATGAACGAGGTGGCCCAAGTAAGTATCAATAGCCAAAAACAGCAATTGGACTTTCCTTGGAATCAGGAAAATGCACCGGTTGAAATAAAGATGAAGGCTCGTCTTATCCCTACTTGGACAGTATATAATGAAATGGCAGGGCCCCAGCCTTTCTCTTTCTGTGGCAGTGCCGAAGGAGGAGAGCAAGAAATCACGCTGATACCCTACGGTTGTACAACCCTGCGTATTTCAGAATTTCCAGTTGTTGGGAAATGA
- a CDS encoding glycoside hydrolase family 76 protein, whose amino-acid sequence MKNSKKALLCLLACALAVTGCKTQKEPAVADNAMLVRSTQTLDSLYAHYSAPGTCLLRENYPSDVEGYTATYLASEEQKNRPNLYSYLWPYSGTFSAVNALMEATKDNKKDFGNYQKLLDEKVLPGLAEYFDTRRMPKAYASYIKDAPLSDRFYDDNVWLGIDFTDVYLMTSQENYLQSAKLIWKFIESGMDDCLGGGIYWCEQKKESKNTCSNAPGSVFALKLFKATQDSSYFEKGKSLYEWTKATLQDTTDCLYFDNMRLDGEIGRAKFAYNSGQMMQSAALLYQLTGNGQYLKDAQAIAAACHNYFFMEFTPGQGEPFHMLKKGDVWFTAVMLRGFMELYQVDGNKVYLDSFARSLDYAWTHAREDNGLFNTDFTGKSRDNRKWLLTQAAMVEMYARLAVFANQSL is encoded by the coding sequence ATGAAAAATTCCAAGAAAGCACTCCTCTGCCTATTGGCATGCGCCTTGGCAGTAACCGGATGCAAGACACAGAAAGAACCGGCTGTGGCAGACAACGCAATGCTGGTCAGATCTACACAAACACTTGATTCCTTATATGCTCACTATTCCGCACCGGGCACTTGTCTGTTGCGTGAGAATTATCCTTCGGACGTGGAAGGCTATACCGCTACTTATCTGGCTTCCGAGGAACAGAAGAACCGTCCCAATCTCTACTCTTATTTGTGGCCTTATTCCGGTACCTTCTCCGCAGTGAATGCGTTGATGGAGGCCACTAAAGATAACAAGAAAGATTTCGGGAACTATCAGAAGTTGCTTGATGAGAAAGTGCTTCCGGGACTTGCTGAATATTTCGATACTCGTCGTATGCCCAAAGCGTATGCTTCTTACATCAAGGACGCTCCGTTGTCCGACCGCTTTTACGATGACAACGTGTGGCTCGGCATTGACTTCACAGACGTCTATCTGATGACTAGCCAAGAGAACTATCTGCAGAGCGCCAAGCTTATCTGGAAGTTTATAGAAAGCGGTATGGACGATTGTTTGGGAGGAGGTATCTATTGGTGCGAACAGAAGAAGGAATCAAAGAACACTTGTTCCAACGCCCCTGGTTCCGTCTTTGCCCTGAAACTTTTCAAGGCTACGCAAGACAGCTCCTATTTTGAGAAAGGGAAGAGTTTGTACGAGTGGACTAAAGCAACATTGCAGGACACAACAGACTGCCTTTACTTCGACAACATGCGTTTGGACGGTGAGATAGGACGTGCCAAATTTGCCTATAACAGCGGTCAGATGATGCAGTCGGCTGCTTTGCTCTATCAGCTTACCGGTAATGGGCAGTATCTGAAGGATGCGCAAGCGATTGCTGCTGCTTGTCATAATTATTTCTTCATGGAATTCACCCCCGGACAAGGAGAACCGTTCCATATGCTGAAGAAGGGTGATGTGTGGTTCACCGCCGTTATGTTGCGTGGTTTTATGGAACTCTATCAGGTGGACGGTAACAAGGTTTATCTTGATTCCTTTGCCCGCAGTCTGGACTATGCTTGGACGCATGCCCGTGAAGATAACGGCCTTTTCAATACTGATTTCACCGGCAAGAGCCGCGACAATCGTAAATGGCTGCTGACACAAGCCGCCATGGTAGAGATGTACGCGCGTTTGGCCGTGTTCGCTAATCAGTCTTTATAA
- a CDS encoding SusC/RagA family TonB-linked outer membrane protein: protein MKKNRVYTVNSLLARIGGNYKFWLIALPAVTMLAQAPAVYAHAETITVVQQNNATVRGSVKDATGESLIGVSVTVKGKEGVGTITDVDGNYSIVCSAQDVLVFSYVGYATQEIAVKNQKQLNVVLKEDTKVLDEVIVIGYGTTTRKSAVGAVDQVKASMIEDRPVANMTDALQGAAPNVVIQQRSSNPNDRKTNFNIRGISTVNDNSPLFVIDGLVADGGSFDKLNPNDIENISILKDAGTAAIYGSRSSNGVVLVTTKKGKKNQRATVRLSGMMGWQNPDILFSPVKGYQNATLRNLAATNAGEAPLYTPDQIRDLAAHQNEESWFFDQIVRTALQQNYNLSVSGGSDKTTYMVSMGYYDQESNYVGNSDFGVQRYNFRTNVSTEVGRLKLNAILAYTRNNSVSTTGGSLEVDAARVPTYYYYKMKSEDGRYLLNDVLTEFNPLGALEAGGRNKYRNNYLNANVNAEFRLIDGLKLRGVLGADVINDMRSTRNLGVSYYLNEEATEPRPVKDTDYRTSNWNHTAYLINSQLLLDYNKTFGKHNVSGLFGVTNESFTSSSNEIEKKGVDPDLGIGTDITNSTVGNITGKTFVDESNRTSLTSLLGRVGYSYADRYYTEFSFRYDASSKFHKDYRWGFFPSVSLGWRLSEENFMQAYKERVGDLKLRTSFGILGNQSIGTYDRFTVYELYNNSYAYNNQTVSGAGFKLGKDNLTWEKTKTFNVGVDASFFNNALNVTFDYFYKRTSDILMKPLVPSVFGTDMAMDNIGEMQNQGWDLSINYRLKTGAANHNFNFNLGDSWNEVLKYPGHERISQIEELSRITREGCPLESYYGYKMDGFFQSYEEIEASAIPVGGKVQPGDVKFVDRNEDGVIDSKDKFILGNAFPRLTFGFNYNVEWKGFDFGMFWQGVGKRDMMLRGELIEPFHANYSYNIYKHQLDFWTPTNTDARWPRLTAPGSTSNRNNYGNGQGSDLFLMDGKYLRLKNLQIGYTFPKTWSRKVGMEKARIYVNGQNLLTFSNNSFIDPESSEFDSKMGNSGANSGRNYPTLRYYGFGIDIEF, encoded by the coding sequence ATGAAAAAGAATCGAGTGTACACAGTAAATTCATTGCTGGCTCGGATAGGTGGGAACTATAAGTTCTGGCTTATTGCCTTGCCTGCTGTGACTATGCTGGCGCAGGCTCCTGCGGTTTATGCACATGCGGAGACTATTACTGTGGTGCAGCAAAACAATGCCACGGTGAGAGGTTCCGTTAAGGATGCCACAGGTGAAAGCCTGATTGGAGTGAGTGTTACTGTTAAGGGTAAAGAAGGTGTGGGTACCATTACAGATGTGGATGGAAACTATTCCATTGTTTGTAGTGCCCAAGATGTTCTCGTCTTTTCCTATGTGGGATATGCCACTCAGGAAATTGCTGTGAAAAATCAAAAACAATTGAATGTTGTCTTAAAGGAGGATACCAAGGTGCTGGATGAAGTTATTGTCATCGGTTATGGTACTACTACCCGCAAGAGTGCCGTAGGTGCTGTAGACCAGGTAAAGGCTTCCATGATCGAAGACCGTCCCGTGGCTAACATGACAGATGCTTTGCAAGGGGCTGCGCCCAACGTGGTTATCCAGCAGCGCAGTAGCAATCCTAATGATCGTAAGACTAACTTTAATATTCGTGGTATCAGCACTGTGAATGACAATAGTCCGCTTTTTGTCATAGACGGATTGGTAGCTGATGGCGGTAGTTTCGATAAATTGAATCCCAATGATATTGAGAACATTTCCATCTTGAAAGATGCCGGTACAGCTGCTATTTATGGTTCACGTTCTTCCAATGGTGTAGTTTTGGTTACTACTAAGAAAGGTAAGAAGAACCAGCGTGCGACAGTTCGGTTAAGTGGTATGATGGGATGGCAGAATCCGGATATCTTGTTTTCTCCGGTGAAAGGCTATCAGAACGCTACTTTGCGCAATTTAGCTGCCACCAATGCTGGAGAGGCTCCTTTGTATACACCCGATCAAATCCGTGACCTGGCTGCCCATCAAAATGAAGAAAGCTGGTTTTTTGATCAGATAGTCCGCACAGCCTTACAGCAGAATTACAATCTAAGCGTATCTGGAGGTAGTGATAAAACTACTTACATGGTGTCCATGGGTTATTATGACCAGGAAAGTAATTATGTGGGCAACAGTGATTTTGGCGTGCAGCGTTATAATTTTCGTACCAATGTTAGCACGGAAGTGGGACGTTTGAAACTGAATGCTATTTTGGCTTATACACGTAATAATAGTGTAAGTACCACCGGTGGGAGTTTGGAAGTGGATGCCGCCCGTGTACCTACTTATTATTATTACAAAATGAAATCGGAAGATGGAAGATATTTGTTAAATGATGTATTGACTGAATTTAACCCATTGGGAGCATTGGAAGCTGGTGGCCGTAACAAGTATCGTAACAATTATCTGAACGCTAATGTCAATGCTGAATTCCGGCTTATTGACGGATTGAAGTTGCGTGGAGTGTTGGGTGCGGATGTGATAAACGACATGCGTTCTACCCGCAATTTGGGCGTATCCTATTACTTGAATGAAGAGGCTACCGAACCACGTCCAGTGAAAGATACTGACTATCGGACCAGTAACTGGAATCATACGGCTTACCTTATTAATAGCCAACTTTTGTTGGATTACAACAAGACATTCGGTAAACACAATGTCAGCGGGCTTTTTGGAGTAACCAATGAATCGTTTACTTCGTCTAGCAATGAGATTGAGAAGAAGGGGGTAGATCCCGACTTGGGTATCGGTACAGACATTACCAATAGTACTGTGGGAAACATCACAGGAAAAACATTTGTAGATGAATCCAACCGTACCAGTCTGACTTCTCTGTTGGGACGTGTGGGGTATTCTTACGCTGACAGATATTATACAGAATTCAGCTTCCGTTATGACGCTTCTTCCAAGTTTCATAAAGACTACCGATGGGGTTTCTTCCCTTCTGTTTCATTAGGCTGGCGTTTGAGCGAGGAGAACTTTATGCAGGCTTACAAGGAACGTGTGGGTGACTTGAAACTGCGTACTTCTTTTGGTATCTTGGGTAACCAGTCTATTGGTACTTATGACCGTTTTACTGTTTACGAACTGTACAACAACTCTTACGCATACAACAACCAGACAGTATCGGGCGCAGGTTTTAAGTTAGGTAAGGATAATTTGACTTGGGAAAAGACCAAAACCTTCAACGTGGGTGTAGACGCTTCGTTCTTCAATAACGCTTTGAATGTGACGTTCGACTATTTCTACAAGCGTACGAGCGACATTTTAATGAAGCCCCTTGTGCCTTCGGTATTCGGTACGGATATGGCGATGGACAACATTGGTGAGATGCAGAATCAAGGTTGGGACCTCTCTATCAACTATCGTTTGAAAACGGGAGCTGCAAATCATAACTTCAACTTCAATCTTGGTGACTCTTGGAATGAAGTGCTGAAGTACCCTGGTCACGAAAGAATCTCACAAATAGAGGAGTTGAGCCGTATCACCCGTGAAGGATGTCCGTTGGAGTCTTACTACGGTTACAAGATGGACGGCTTTTTCCAAAGCTACGAGGAGATTGAGGCATCGGCTATTCCTGTAGGTGGAAAGGTACAGCCGGGTGACGTGAAGTTTGTAGACCGTAACGAAGATGGTGTCATCGACTCGAAGGATAAGTTTATCTTGGGTAATGCCTTCCCTCGTCTTACTTTCGGTTTCAACTACAATGTAGAATGGAAAGGATTCGATTTCGGTATGTTCTGGCAGGGTGTGGGCAAGCGTGACATGATGCTTCGTGGTGAATTGATTGAACCGTTCCACGCCAATTACTCTTATAATATCTATAAGCATCAACTGGATTTCTGGACTCCTACCAACACCGATGCACGTTGGCCGAGACTTACTGCTCCGGGTTCTACTTCCAACAGAAACAACTACGGAAACGGACAAGGTTCCGACCTATTCTTGATGGATGGAAAATACCTGCGTCTGAAGAACTTGCAGATTGGTTACACATTCCCCAAAACATGGAGCCGCAAGGTGGGCATGGAAAAGGCACGTATCTATGTCAACGGACAAAACTTGCTGACTTTCAGTAATAACTCGTTTATTGACCCTGAATCTTCTGAGTTCGACTCTAAGATGGGTAATAGTGGCGCCAATTCTGGTAGAAACTACCCGACGCTCCGTTACTATGGTTTCGGTATAGACATTGAATTCTAA
- a CDS encoding SusE domain-containing protein, with translation MKTIFSTIALFSAVLFATSCTEDMEYKDSKVSSVNQLYEPTDGKEVVLQSSASASLFFEWESAKAEDSGAPLYEVVFDKEGGDFSKPIYKVLSDNGGSLSYATISHKTLNKVGAAAGLNSGETGTLVWTVMASRGLNSVMAKESKKLTITRLVGFEEIPAQLYLTGSATEGGMDASKAVACASPEKDKFEVFTKLEGGKTYKLVDRAAEGAKVFYINGNKIMEGEGETTVEKTGVYRIEMDFSIASVTVREVSKMEFYFCPSGAATFELPYVGNGVFCGQDKIEFKQEGWGRDQRYKFLMTYADGSIQYWGTKNTTDSNPGAATPEDPYFYIMETPDNQWDQKWKLNDEFDGAADGHNPGAITKISVIFNVENYTHKVELAN, from the coding sequence ATGAAAACAATATTCTCAACAATAGCTCTTTTTTCGGCAGTCCTCTTTGCTACGTCTTGTACGGAAGACATGGAATACAAGGATTCCAAAGTTTCCTCAGTAAATCAGTTGTATGAACCCACTGACGGCAAGGAAGTAGTCTTGCAATCGTCGGCCAGCGCCAGCCTGTTCTTTGAATGGGAGTCGGCCAAGGCTGAAGATAGCGGTGCCCCTCTTTATGAAGTGGTATTCGATAAAGAAGGTGGAGATTTTTCTAAGCCTATTTACAAAGTGCTTTCTGACAATGGCGGTTCTTTGAGCTATGCTACCATCAGCCACAAGACATTGAACAAGGTTGGTGCGGCTGCCGGATTGAACAGTGGTGAGACGGGTACACTTGTTTGGACAGTAATGGCTTCCAGAGGTTTGAATTCTGTAATGGCAAAGGAAAGCAAGAAGCTCACCATCACTCGCTTGGTGGGATTTGAAGAGATTCCGGCACAGCTTTACTTGACCGGAAGTGCTACTGAAGGTGGTATGGATGCTTCTAAGGCTGTGGCGTGTGCTTCACCCGAAAAGGATAAGTTCGAAGTCTTTACGAAGTTGGAAGGCGGAAAGACTTACAAACTGGTAGATAGAGCAGCCGAAGGTGCCAAGGTGTTTTATATCAATGGCAATAAGATTATGGAAGGCGAAGGCGAGACAACCGTAGAAAAGACGGGAGTTTACCGCATTGAGATGGATTTCTCCATTGCATCTGTAACCGTCAGGGAAGTAAGTAAGATGGAATTCTACTTCTGTCCGAGTGGTGCCGCAACTTTTGAATTGCCTTATGTTGGAAACGGTGTGTTCTGCGGTCAGGATAAAATTGAGTTCAAGCAAGAAGGATGGGGGCGCGACCAACGCTATAAGTTCTTGATGACTTATGCTGATGGTAGTATACAGTATTGGGGAACCAAGAATACTACAGACTCTAATCCTGGTGCGGCTACTCCCGAAGATCCTTATTTCTACATTATGGAGACTCCTGATAACCAATGGGATCAGAAGTGGAAACTGAACGATGAATTCGATGGTGCGGCCGATGGCCACAATCCGGGTGCCATCACCAAGATTAGTGTGATATTCAATGTGGAGAACTATACTCATAAAGTGGAATTGGCCAACTAA